A single region of the Maylandia zebra isolate NMK-2024a linkage group LG17, Mzebra_GT3a, whole genome shotgun sequence genome encodes:
- the tmem125a gene encoding transmembrane protein 125, with protein sequence MPELDNLPPAREARSPELGLNGPADPAQIQHSILEEQVELWWFRDPGKSFLCYCVAVILILGCGLGGVGLLSTTTSVSSEWRLGTGTALCLLALGVLLKQLLSSAVQDMNCVRSRQRIDMLKSGGLSDLLVVLITGLSLLICGGVLLHLALANRMPKPGQALNDMYISGVVLLAGGGAAVVGVGIYSVVVILLERTRHGRRFVDRVLHIFTVSGHMDRHARRETTSSLANLI encoded by the coding sequence ATGCCGGAGCTGGACAACCTTCCCCCCGCAAGGGAAGCCAGGAGTCCTGAACTGGGCCTTAATGGTCCAGCAGACCCAGCACAGATTCAGCACAGCATCCTAGAGGAACAAGTGGAGCTGTGGTGGTTCAGAGATCCTGGGAAGTCTTTCCTCTGCTACTGTGTCGCTGTGATTCTCATCCTGGGTTGCGGACTTGGGGGCGTCGGCCTTCTTTCGACTACCACCAGCGTCTCGAGTGAGTGGCGGCTCGGCACGGGCACAGCTTTGTGCCTGCTAGCCTTGGGAGTCCTGCTCAAACAACTTCTCAGCTCAGCTGTGCAGGACATGAATTGCGTTCGGAGCCGACAGCGGATCGACATGCTAAAGAGCGGTGGTTTATCGGACCTTCTAGTGGTTTTAATTACCGGGCTGTCACTGTTGATTTGTGGAGGGGTTCTACTGCATCTGGCCCTTGCCAACCGTATGCCAAAGCCTGGCCAAGCCCTTAATGACATGTACATTTCTGGAGTGGTTTTGCTGGCTGGAGgtggagctgcagttgtgggTGTTGGGATATACTCTGTAGTGGTGATCCTTCTTGAGAGGACGAGGCACGGACGGCGGTTTGTAGACCGGGTTTTGCACATCTTCACTGTTTCAGGACATATGGACCGTCACGCTCGAAGAGAGACTACCTCCAGTTTGGCTAACCTTATATGA